The Chitinophagales bacterium genome window below encodes:
- a CDS encoding gliding motility-associated C-terminal domain-containing protein, translated as WSDGQTDSIATGLCAGTYDVTVSDANSCDTVLSITITEPPVLTASISDTTMVSCNGACDGEATVTPTGGTPPYTFAWSDGQTDSIATGLCAGAYDVTVSDANLCDTVINVTITEPAVLSASITDTTMVSCNGECDASATVTPAGGTGPYSYIWSDGQTDSIATGLCVGNFSVTVSDANLCDTIINVTITEPAVLTASITDTLHLVCNGECIGEATVTPSGGTAPYTFAWSDGQTDSIATSLCAGTYDVTVSDANGCDTIINVDIIEPPLLTASISDTVMISCGGLCDGSATATPTGGTPPYTFAWSDGQTDSIATGLCAGSYDVTISDANACDTVISVTITEPPVLTALISDTTMVSCNGVCDGSATVTPTGGTSPYTFVWSDGQTDSIATGLCAGAYDVTITDNNGCDTTVSVNITEPTILTASISDTTHVSCNGECDGSATVSASGGTAPYTYNWSNGDTGSVISGLCAGVYDVVVSDANGCDTIISVEIIEPALLQLGIIDSSNLTCFESCDGEAVAGVTGGTLPYSFEWSNGATDSIADGLCAGTYAVTVTDDNACESMDSVLITEPDELLLTIQVDSNTHCNGGETGGLTVSSSGGTAPFSYFWTDGSFVVISTTLNVTDTSNSIADLGTGQYFALIEDANGCTDSVSATIVERPGPQVNAIDVTSSTCMDDNGAISIDVSTDDPPLTFAWAHDSTLNGNTATQLFAGTYPVTISDASTCDTVLNIQVNDINSPDFLGAQVKDVYCGNDDGRIALNFIGGTQPFTYNWSHDSELNEATADSLTTGQYTVSLVDANGCDTTLEFTINEIDAPEIDLEPESPQTIFEGDEVQLEVIVLNDREDLNLGWFPEGTSLDCYDCFNPVASPERSENYFVIATDIETGCIDTASIVINVKDDVNIFIPNGITPNADGVNDTWVIRDLEFFPDNEVIILNRWGDEVFQAKPYNNDWGGTYNGKELPAATYYYFIRLNNIDEVVSGNVTIIK; from the coding sequence CCTGGAGCGATGGACAGACCGACTCCATAGCTACGGGACTTTGTGCCGGAACATATGATGTAACGGTAAGCGATGCCAATAGCTGTGATACGGTACTGAGCATTACCATTACCGAACCCCCTGTTTTGACAGCATCAATCAGTGATACAACAATGGTCAGTTGTAATGGTGCATGCGATGGCGAAGCCACGGTAACACCAACAGGCGGCACACCTCCATACACTTTTGCCTGGAGCGATGGACAAACGGACTCTATAGCCACGGGTCTTTGTGCCGGAGCCTATGATGTAACGGTAAGTGATGCCAATCTTTGTGATACCGTGATCAATGTAACGATTACAGAACCTGCTGTTTTATCGGCAAGTATCACGGACACCACAATGGTTTCTTGCAATGGGGAATGTGATGCTTCAGCCACAGTTACACCTGCCGGAGGAACAGGTCCTTATAGCTATATTTGGAGTGATGGGCAAACGGATTCCATAGCTACAGGACTATGCGTTGGTAATTTCAGCGTTACAGTTAGTGATGCCAATCTTTGCGATACGATAATCAATGTAACGATTACAGAACCTGCTGTATTGACAGCAAGTATAACGGATACTTTGCACCTTGTCTGCAACGGGGAATGTATTGGAGAGGCAACGGTGACACCTTCCGGAGGCACTGCACCATATACTTTTGCCTGGAGTGACGGACAAACGGATTCCATAGCCACAAGCCTATGTGCTGGAACATATGATGTGACAGTAAGCGATGCCAACGGCTGCGATACCATTATCAATGTTGACATCATAGAACCGCCTTTATTAACAGCAAGCATTTCTGATACAGTAATGATCAGTTGTGGCGGACTTTGTGATGGTTCAGCTACTGCCACTCCAACGGGCGGTACCCCTCCATACACTTTCGCCTGGAGTGATGGACAAACAGACTCCATAGCCACAGGACTTTGTGCCGGAAGCTATGATGTAACCATAAGTGATGCAAATGCCTGCGATACGGTTATCAGTGTTACAATCACCGAGCCTCCTGTATTGACCGCTTTAATCAGTGATACTACAATGGTAAGCTGCAATGGTGTATGCGATGGCTCTGCTACGGTAACACCAACAGGTGGGACTTCGCCTTATACCTTCGTCTGGAGCGATGGACAAACAGATTCAATAGCCACAGGACTTTGTGCTGGAGCATACGATGTAACGATTACAGATAACAATGGCTGTGATACAACCGTAAGTGTAAACATCACCGAACCAACAATTCTTACAGCCAGCATTTCTGATACCACCCATGTAAGCTGTAACGGAGAATGTGATGGATCAGCTACTGTAAGTGCTTCCGGGGGTACTGCACCCTATACCTATAACTGGAGCAATGGGGATACCGGCTCTGTTATTTCAGGATTGTGTGCAGGCGTTTACGATGTGGTAGTGAGCGATGCCAATGGCTGCGATACCATTATCAGCGTTGAAATCATTGAACCTGCACTTTTACAGTTGGGCATAATTGATTCCAGTAACCTGACTTGTTTTGAATCCTGTGATGGTGAAGCCGTAGCTGGAGTTACAGGGGGCACCTTGCCATACAGTTTTGAATGGTCAAATGGAGCAACGGATTCCATTGCAGATGGGCTTTGTGCAGGAACATATGCAGTTACGGTGACGGATGACAATGCTTGTGAAAGCATGGACTCCGTTTTAATCACCGAACCGGATGAATTGCTTTTGACCATACAAGTGGACAGCAATACCCATTGTAATGGTGGGGAAACCGGTGGATTGACCGTAAGCTCAAGCGGAGGTACAGCACCATTTTCCTATTTCTGGACAGATGGAAGCTTTGTGGTGATTAGCACTACTTTAAATGTAACAGACACAAGTAATTCAATTGCGGATTTGGGAACAGGCCAATATTTTGCGCTGATCGAAGACGCCAATGGATGTACGGATAGCGTTTCTGCAACTATAGTAGAGCGACCGGGTCCACAGGTAAATGCAATAGATGTAACATCAAGTACCTGTATGGACGACAATGGAGCGATATCCATTGATGTCAGTACGGATGATCCGCCATTGACTTTTGCATGGGCGCATGATAGCACTTTGAACGGCAATACTGCAACGCAGCTTTTTGCAGGAACATACCCGGTGACCATCAGTGATGCAAGTACCTGTGATACGGTATTGAACATTCAGGTGAATGACATCAATAGCCCCGACTTCCTGGGTGCACAGGTTAAGGATGTTTATTGTGGAAATGATGATGGCAGGATTGCCCTGAATTTTATTGGCGGCACCCAACCGTTTACCTATAATTGGAGCCATGACTCAGAATTAAATGAAGCGACTGCGGATTCATTGACGACTGGTCAGTATACAGTCTCTTTAGTGGATGCCAATGGATGTGATACCACACTTGAATTTACAATTAATGAGATTGATGCACCGGAAATAGATTTGGAACCCGAATCTCCGCAAACCATTTTTGAAGGTGATGAAGTACAATTGGAAGTCATTGTATTGAACGACCGGGAAGACCTGAATTTAGGTTGGTTCCCCGAAGGCACTTCGCTGGATTGCTATGATTGTTTCAATCCGGTGGCAAGTCCCGAGCGTTCTGAGAATTATTTTGTGATTGCCACTGATATTGAAACCGGTTGTATTGATACGGCTTCCATCGTGATCAATGTGAAAGACGATGTGAATATTTTCATTCCGAATGGTATTACGCCAAATGCGGATGGCGTAAACGATACCTGGGTAATTCGCGACCTGGAATTTTTCCCGGACAATGAGGTGATCATTCTCAATCGCTGGGGCGATGAGGTGTTCCAGGCGAAGCCCTACAACAACGACTGGGGTGGCACCTACAACGGCAAGGAATTGCCGGCAGCAACATACTATTACTTTATCCGGCTGAACAATATTGATGAAGTGGTCAGTGGAAACGTAACCATTATTAAATAG
- a CDS encoding type IX secretion system membrane protein PorP/SprF codes for MKKVIFALCIFFSAEALMAQQLPIFSLYRDNSFVLNPAIAGSEDHAIGSITYREQWTQVEGNPRTMSANYRSPIPRYSMGLGGQIIYDKTGPTSFMGINISYNYQISFAKINPFRWPEFIRRSRLSFGISGAVYQYRLNASDIQMEQSNDQALMNSNQSAFMPNFGVGLYYYFDEFYLGYSVPQLVPFNISFSDPMGESIMQRELHHYIVMGGSIPLVESKAHHKFFIEPMVWFKYVNGAPFQIDGHLRFNYKKIFWVGAAYRSSKTMVAEIGFMIKERVQIGYAFDQAINETRIQMGNAHEILISYHLKPKKRWGRKNIGF; via the coding sequence ATGAAGAAAGTCATTTTTGCACTATGTATATTTTTCTCGGCTGAGGCTTTAATGGCGCAGCAATTGCCCATTTTTAGTTTGTACCGGGACAACAGTTTTGTGCTGAACCCCGCCATAGCGGGATCAGAGGATCATGCAATTGGCTCCATAACCTATAGGGAGCAGTGGACACAAGTGGAAGGCAATCCCCGCACCATGAGTGCCAATTACCGCAGTCCCATCCCGCGTTACAGTATGGGTCTGGGGGGACAGATCATTTATGATAAAACAGGGCCAACCTCCTTTATGGGAATTAATATTTCTTACAATTACCAAATTAGTTTTGCAAAGATCAATCCTTTCAGGTGGCCGGAATTTATCAGGCGGAGTAGGCTTTCTTTTGGTATTTCGGGAGCGGTGTACCAGTACCGCCTGAATGCTTCGGACATACAAATGGAGCAGTCCAATGACCAGGCTTTGATGAACAGCAACCAGTCTGCTTTTATGCCCAATTTTGGGGTAGGACTTTATTATTACTTTGATGAGTTTTACCTGGGTTATTCGGTTCCGCAATTGGTGCCTTTTAATATCAGCTTTTCCGATCCGATGGGCGAAAGCATCATGCAAAGGGAATTGCACCACTATATCGTAATGGGCGGAAGCATTCCTTTGGTTGAATCAAAGGCACATCACAAGTTTTTCATTGAGCCTATGGTGTGGTTTAAATATGTAAATGGAGCGCCCTTTCAGATTGATGGACACCTGAGGTTCAATTACAAGAAAATTTTCTGGGTAGGTGCGGCCTATCGAAGCAGCAAGACCATGGTGGCGGAGATTGGCTTTATGATAAAAGAGCGCGTTCAAATTGGTTATGCCTTTGATCAGGCCATTAATGAGACACGGATCCAAATGGGAAATGCACATGAAATACTGATCAGCTATCACCTGAAACCCAAAAAACGCTGGGGAAGAAAAAATATTGGTTTTTGA
- a CDS encoding polysaccharide deacetylase family protein, which translates to MRAYLFQIAQRAGLLNTVFYLQKHRLYVLYFHRVSIEYSPAYSPLNPDVFSGIMDFVNDRFKIIDFTELGHNFKSKKPLAIITFDDGFSDFAEYAFPVLEHLNVPVTMNVITDCAETGLPNWTQKINCLVEAFAINNLQPELMGLELPKLESDRNEGQIALDIFRHLSTFKLAEIQDQIDVWERQLKGDYKYTPMLKWDEIKKLTDTGLVIPGSHTKTHINLSQNHSEEILKREIIETKKIIENKLNCEVDRFAFPNGLYNKRSLQTVIDAGYEYIQLTGEKAIENLPEDKPYIVNRIEPFYASISENLFKIAGFHSMIAR; encoded by the coding sequence ATGAGGGCGTATTTATTTCAAATAGCGCAAAGAGCAGGGTTATTAAATACTGTTTTTTATTTGCAAAAACACAGGCTCTATGTATTGTATTTTCATCGTGTTTCAATAGAATATAGCCCCGCTTACTCACCTCTAAATCCCGATGTTTTTTCAGGAATAATGGATTTTGTCAATGACAGATTTAAAATAATTGACTTTACTGAATTAGGGCACAATTTTAAAAGTAAAAAACCTTTGGCTATTATAACTTTTGACGATGGTTTTTCAGATTTTGCTGAATATGCTTTTCCGGTTTTGGAACATTTAAATGTCCCTGTTACTATGAATGTAATAACAGATTGTGCGGAAACAGGACTGCCTAATTGGACCCAAAAAATCAATTGTTTGGTTGAGGCTTTTGCAATCAATAATCTTCAACCTGAACTAATGGGCTTGGAATTGCCAAAACTTGAATCAGACAGAAATGAAGGACAAATAGCTTTGGATATATTCAGGCACTTATCCACTTTTAAATTAGCAGAAATCCAAGATCAAATTGATGTTTGGGAACGTCAACTAAAGGGTGATTATAAATATACCCCTATGCTTAAATGGGATGAAATAAAAAAATTAACCGACACAGGATTGGTTATTCCGGGCTCCCATACAAAAACCCATATAAATTTATCCCAAAACCATTCAGAAGAAATCTTAAAAAGGGAAATAATAGAAACTAAAAAAATAATAGAAAACAAGCTGAATTGTGAAGTTGATCGGTTTGCTTTTCCCAATGGTTTGTATAATAAAAGAAGTTTGCAAACAGTGATTGATGCCGGCTACGAATACATTCAATTGACCGGGGAAAAAGCAATTGAGAACCTCCCTGAAGACAAACCTTATATTGTAAATAGAATTGAGCCTTTTTATGCCAGTATATCTGAAAATTTATTTAAAATAGCCGGATTTCATTCAATGATTGCTAGGTAA
- a CDS encoding Gfo/Idh/MocA family oxidoreductase produces the protein MKNFALIGAAGYIAPRHMKAIKETNNNLVAALDPFDSVGIIDSYFPQADFFTEFERFDRHIDKLRRKGSKIDYVSICSPNYLHDSHIRFGLRNDADVICEKPLVLNPWNIDALETLEQESGKNIYNILQLRLHPAIIDLKQKVAKLSNDKKLDFDLTYITSRGNWYYTSWKGNLQKSGGIATNIGVHFFDMLSWIFGNIQENTVHVHSHDRAAGYLEFEKARVRWFLSINADTLPDEVKKTDKRTYRSMKLEDEEIEFSSGFTDLHTLSYEHILKGNGYRIAEARKSIEIVQQIRSMKPVGLKGDYHPFAKLAPAQHPFSVS, from the coding sequence ATGAAAAATTTCGCTTTAATCGGGGCAGCCGGATACATTGCCCCCCGGCATATGAAAGCCATAAAAGAAACCAATAACAACTTAGTTGCCGCCCTTGATCCTTTTGACAGTGTGGGGATTATTGATTCCTATTTTCCACAGGCGGATTTCTTCACGGAGTTTGAGCGCTTCGACCGGCACATCGATAAGCTGAGAAGAAAAGGTTCTAAAATAGACTATGTGAGCATTTGTTCTCCCAATTACCTGCACGATTCACATATTCGTTTTGGCCTGCGAAATGATGCAGATGTAATTTGCGAAAAGCCCCTGGTGCTCAATCCCTGGAACATTGATGCCCTTGAAACTTTAGAGCAGGAAAGCGGGAAAAATATCTATAATATCCTGCAACTCAGGTTACATCCTGCCATTATTGATTTGAAGCAAAAGGTGGCAAAGCTCAGCAATGATAAAAAACTGGATTTTGACCTGACTTACATCACTTCCAGGGGCAATTGGTACTATACTTCCTGGAAAGGGAATTTGCAAAAATCCGGGGGAATTGCCACCAATATTGGAGTGCATTTCTTTGATATGCTGTCCTGGATTTTTGGAAACATACAGGAAAATACGGTACATGTGCACAGCCACGACCGCGCTGCCGGTTACCTGGAATTTGAGAAAGCCAGGGTGCGCTGGTTTTTAAGCATCAATGCCGATACTTTGCCTGATGAAGTGAAAAAAACCGACAAAAGAACCTATCGTTCTATGAAACTGGAGGATGAGGAGATCGAATTCAGCAGCGGATTCACCGACCTGCATACCCTGAGTTATGAGCATATTCTAAAAGGAAATGGTTACAGAATAGCTGAGGCCCGGAAATCCATCGAAATCGTACAACAAATCAGGAGCATGAAACCCGTTGGCCTGAAAGGCGATTATCACCCTTTTGCAAAATTGGCTCCTGCACAACATCCTTTTTCCGTGAGTTAA
- the asnB gene encoding asparagine synthase (glutamine-hydrolyzing) has translation MCGISGFLSFDRHFSKPDLESMTDCLVHRGPDASGYYYDNTIGLGHRRLSIIDLSDNANQPMHSRCGRYVMVFNGEIYNYRELSKALDTGLKTHSDTEVLLESFVKWGPGFVEKLNGMFAFAIYDKRDELLYVYRDRMGIKPLYFYRHDNDFLFASELKSLKQIASLEKGGINKQAINDFLYMGYIPAPLSIYQNIQKFPSGAYAVVGKNQFEIKTYWKLEEQVKSEVISNVDAAKKQLRELLFSAVEYRMVSDVPLGTFLSGGIDSSLVTAIAQKLSDKPVNTFSIGFKEGKFNEANYAAKVAKQLGTNHHEKILSYADALERLDKVFEAYDEPFSDSSAFPTMLVSKFAREHVKVILSGDGGDESYLGYGSYEWGKRLSHPLSKILKKPAHELLKRGNSRFKRAAGLFDYQSEKRLKSHIFSQEQYLFSEKEITALLSPDYKSGFSINEEIITPGRALSFPEQQSLFDMKYYLQDDLLVKVDRASMLHSLEVRVPLIDHRLIAFALNLSEDLRKQKGITKYLLKEVLYELVPKALFERPKWGFSIPLVEWLQGEWRFLIEEYLSKEAIEDAAVFNYSTVHQYVQRFFKGETYLYNRLWLMILMQRFLKNESI, from the coding sequence ATGTGCGGCATAAGTGGTTTTTTAAGTTTTGACAGGCATTTTTCCAAACCCGATTTGGAAAGCATGACCGACTGCCTTGTACACCGGGGACCGGATGCTTCGGGTTATTATTACGACAATACTATCGGGCTGGGACACAGAAGGCTGAGTATTATCGACTTGTCAGACAATGCCAATCAGCCCATGCACTCCCGCTGTGGCAGGTATGTGATGGTCTTCAATGGTGAAATTTACAATTACAGGGAACTGTCCAAAGCATTAGATACCGGTTTGAAAACCCATTCCGATACAGAGGTGTTGCTGGAATCCTTTGTAAAATGGGGCCCGGGTTTTGTTGAAAAACTGAATGGCATGTTTGCCTTTGCTATTTATGATAAAAGGGATGAATTGCTTTATGTTTATCGCGACCGCATGGGCATTAAGCCCTTGTATTTTTATCGCCATGACAATGATTTTTTATTTGCTTCCGAACTCAAATCTTTAAAACAAATAGCTTCCCTTGAAAAAGGCGGAATCAATAAACAGGCCATCAATGATTTCCTTTACATGGGCTATATTCCGGCTCCTTTGAGTATTTATCAAAATATTCAAAAATTCCCTTCGGGTGCCTATGCAGTAGTAGGTAAAAATCAATTTGAAATTAAAACTTACTGGAAACTGGAAGAACAGGTCAAAAGTGAGGTGATTTCAAATGTGGATGCGGCCAAAAAGCAATTGCGGGAACTCTTGTTCAGTGCAGTAGAATACCGGATGGTGAGTGATGTGCCATTGGGCACCTTTTTGAGTGGCGGTATTGATTCAAGTTTGGTAACCGCTATAGCACAAAAACTTTCGGACAAACCCGTAAATACTTTTTCCATTGGTTTTAAGGAAGGTAAATTCAATGAGGCCAATTATGCAGCTAAAGTGGCCAAACAACTGGGAACCAATCACCATGAAAAAATACTCTCCTATGCAGATGCCCTGGAGCGTCTGGACAAAGTATTTGAAGCCTATGATGAGCCTTTTTCCGACAGTTCTGCATTTCCCACCATGCTGGTATCGAAATTTGCCCGTGAGCATGTAAAAGTCATTTTATCGGGAGATGGGGGAGATGAAAGTTACCTCGGTTATGGAAGCTATGAATGGGGCAAACGGCTCAGCCACCCGCTCTCAAAAATTTTAAAAAAACCGGCACATGAGCTGTTAAAGCGTGGCAATAGCCGATTTAAAAGAGCAGCAGGCTTATTTGATTATCAAAGCGAAAAACGCCTTAAATCCCATATTTTTTCCCAGGAACAATATTTGTTTTCTGAAAAGGAAATCACCGCACTGTTGAGCCCTGATTATAAAAGTGGTTTTTCTATTAATGAGGAAATCATTACCCCTGGCAGGGCATTAAGTTTCCCCGAACAGCAATCCCTTTTTGATATGAAATACTATTTGCAGGATGATCTGCTGGTGAAAGTGGACCGGGCAAGCATGTTGCATTCCCTTGAAGTTCGGGTGCCTTTGATTGATCACAGGTTGATCGCCTTTGCGTTGAATTTGAGTGAAGACCTGCGGAAGCAAAAAGGAATTACTAAATATTTACTGAAGGAAGTGCTTTATGAGCTTGTGCCCAAAGCCTTGTTTGAACGCCCCAAATGGGGCTTTAGCATTCCCCTGGTGGAGTGGCTGCAAGGGGAATGGCGGTTTTTGATTGAAGAATACCTAAGTAAAGAAGCCATAGAAGATGCAGCGGTGTTCAATTATTCTACTGTGCATCAATATGTTCAACGGTTTTTTAAGGGAGAAACTTATCTTTACAATCGCTTGTGGTTGATGATTCTTATGCAGCGATTTCTCAAAAATGAATCTATATAA
- a CDS encoding lysylphosphatidylglycerol synthase transmembrane domain-containing protein, whose protein sequence is MTKSKIVKFLSGSIGILISIALVWYIVKSYDLRQSWEIITSTSPWLYFSMVLVYLSTFYFRTLRWKLMLLNISKLNFGLLIKSIVLGFAGNNLIPARGGELLRMEYFSKKTKIGRTTSFASIVLEKILDASVLLFFLFCANLLLEARNEAIANTIKLASLFVLPVVLTLVILRIKGHIFIHRIQQNEHKIFKLLGSKLEEVYSALLFLKFDRRTIQVIVLSLMIWLLEGLVFIIGIQSIGIDQLVFPIGMIALCIVNFGILIPSSPGYIGVFQAAILIALGSFGISETDSLAAAIIIHSSQFIPITLIGLMIFLFEYFRNQQSIINKAT, encoded by the coding sequence ATGACAAAGAGTAAGATCGTCAAATTTCTCTCCGGAAGCATCGGGATTCTTATTTCCATAGCCCTGGTCTGGTACATTGTAAAAAGTTATGACCTCAGGCAATCCTGGGAAATCATTACCTCCACTTCCCCGTGGCTATATTTCAGTATGGTACTGGTTTATCTTTCTACCTTTTATTTTCGCACATTGCGGTGGAAATTAATGCTGCTCAATATTTCAAAGCTCAATTTTGGATTGCTTATAAAAAGCATTGTCCTGGGCTTTGCAGGCAACAACCTGATTCCTGCAAGAGGTGGGGAATTGCTCAGAATGGAATATTTCAGTAAAAAAACCAAAATCGGACGTACAACTTCATTCGCATCGATTGTTTTGGAAAAAATACTGGACGCAAGCGTTTTGCTTTTCTTTTTGTTTTGCGCCAATCTTTTACTGGAAGCAAGGAACGAGGCAATTGCAAATACCATTAAACTGGCGTCATTGTTTGTATTGCCTGTTGTTTTAACCCTGGTGATACTAAGAATTAAAGGACATATTTTTATTCACCGGATCCAACAAAATGAACATAAAATATTTAAACTGTTGGGCAGTAAACTGGAAGAAGTTTACTCAGCGCTATTGTTCTTGAAATTTGACCGCAGAACCATTCAGGTAATTGTTTTGAGTTTAATGATCTGGCTGCTTGAGGGGCTTGTATTTATTATTGGCATTCAATCCATTGGAATTGATCAATTGGTTTTTCCTATTGGCATGATTGCTTTGTGTATCGTTAATTTTGGGATATTAATTCCTTCCTCACCGGGCTACATTGGAGTTTTTCAAGCTGCAATATTGATTGCCCTGGGCTCATTTGGTATATCTGAAACCGATAGCCTTGCAGCCGCAATTATCATCCACAGCAGCCAGTTTATCCCAATTACGCTTATTGGTTTGATGATATTTTTGTTTGAGTATTTTAGAAATCAACAAAGTATCATTAATAAAGCCACATAA
- a CDS encoding glycosyltransferase family 2 protein, which translates to MISIVIPLYNEEENIDQLYTRLSNASSSWGDTYELILVDDGSYDNTPELLKKLSEEDARVKTIKLSRNFGHQAAISAGIKYAKGDAVVIMDGDLQDPPEKLSLFLDKWREGYHVVYAIRKKRKEGLFKKLAYKVFYRLLSFISDIDIPLDSGDFCVMDKKVVKVLNREMTEHTRFVRGLRAYAGFKQIGVEYERDKRAAGEVKYTFRKLLKLALDGLLDFSTFPLRIATYLGFLIAIPSFLAGVFFIVHRIVGFNVLGYSPSDTPGLASLAVGVFFLGGIMLIILGVIGEYIGRIYFEVKKRPFYIIDEIYNDKE; encoded by the coding sequence ATGATATCCATAGTCATTCCATTGTACAATGAAGAAGAAAACATTGATCAGCTTTACACAAGACTGAGCAATGCAAGTAGTTCATGGGGCGACACCTACGAGCTTATATTGGTTGATGATGGTTCTTATGACAATACCCCGGAGCTGTTGAAAAAATTGAGTGAGGAAGATGCGCGGGTAAAAACCATAAAATTGTCCAGGAATTTCGGGCATCAGGCAGCCATTTCTGCCGGTATAAAGTATGCCAAAGGCGATGCTGTGGTTATTATGGATGGTGACTTACAGGATCCCCCCGAAAAACTCTCTTTGTTTTTAGATAAATGGCGCGAGGGCTATCATGTTGTTTATGCCATAAGAAAAAAACGCAAGGAAGGATTATTTAAAAAATTGGCCTACAAAGTGTTTTACCGATTGTTGTCATTTATCAGCGATATAGATATTCCACTTGATTCCGGTGATTTCTGTGTAATGGACAAAAAAGTAGTAAAAGTCCTGAACCGTGAAATGACTGAGCACACGCGCTTTGTGAGGGGATTGCGCGCCTATGCGGGATTTAAACAAATAGGCGTGGAATATGAAAGAGACAAAAGAGCAGCCGGTGAAGTAAAGTACACCTTCAGAAAACTGCTGAAACTCGCATTAGACGGTTTGCTCGACTTTTCTACTTTCCCATTGAGAATAGCGACTTACCTGGGCTTCCTGATTGCGATTCCCTCATTTTTGGCAGGTGTTTTCTTTATTGTGCACCGAATAGTCGGTTTCAATGTATTGGGCTATTCACCATCCGACACCCCTGGACTGGCGTCACTTGCCGTAGGTGTATTTTTCCTTGGGGGTATAATGCTGATTATCCTGGGAGTTATCGGGGAGTACATTGGAAGAATTTACTTTGAAGTAAAAAAACGTCCTTTCTACATTATTGACGAAATCTATAATGACAAAGAGTAA